One Leptolyngbya subtilissima AS-A7 genomic window carries:
- a CDS encoding Uma2 family endonuclease codes for MEPGNCFYFQNGALVQGNLEFDLDRDPPPGLALEVDLTSKSLDRFLIYARLDVPEIWCYDSGVLTIYLLEGDRYEVSEQSQVFPTLDIQALPQLIESPRSAGRLAL; via the coding sequence ATCGAACCTGGCAACTGCTTTTACTTCCAAAACGGGGCGCTGGTGCAGGGCAATCTGGAGTTTGATCTAGATCGCGACCCGCCACCCGGTCTTGCCCTTGAAGTTGATCTCACCAGCAAATCCCTCGATCGCTTCCTGATCTACGCCCGACTGGACGTGCCGGAAATCTGGTGCTATGACAGCGGTGTACTGACAATTTACCTACTGGAGGGCGACCGCTACGAGGTGTCAGAGCAGAGCCAAGTGTTTCCCACTCTGGATATTCAAGCTCTGCCTCAGCTGATTGAATCGCCGCGATCGGCAGGGCGGCTGGCACTGTGA
- a CDS encoding TspO/MBR family protein: MNRKNLVKSGVNTVMGVNEAARDTTIRPDLTNPQWDKAATLTYLGATIAQVAAMTGLLWAMDFALGYFDTAALPRGAMGAIACAFFAVVTLRSRFFSLLDNTRNSGRYQSLQRPGWAPPPLAFPIVWMSIAVLRVVSAYLVWSALGQTFLCLPLILYVAHLSLGDTWNTIFTVEGRLGAAVPMVILGPLLSVAVVTISYYQTLPLAGWIILPSLVWLAIATLLCISLWRLNGQEPLYPVVSTAES, encoded by the coding sequence ATGAACCGTAAAAACCTTGTGAAAAGCGGCGTTAACACTGTGATGGGGGTCAACGAGGCTGCCCGCGATACCACCATCCGCCCTGATTTAACCAATCCCCAATGGGACAAAGCGGCTACGCTGACCTATCTAGGGGCAACGATCGCCCAGGTGGCAGCAATGACCGGGCTGCTGTGGGCCATGGATTTTGCCCTAGGCTACTTCGACACCGCAGCGCTACCCCGGGGGGCGATGGGCGCAATCGCCTGTGCATTTTTTGCCGTGGTGACGCTGCGATCGCGCTTCTTTTCTCTGCTTGATAACACGCGCAACAGCGGGCGCTATCAGTCACTCCAACGTCCAGGTTGGGCACCGCCGCCGTTGGCCTTCCCCATCGTGTGGATGAGTATTGCCGTGCTGCGGGTGGTCTCGGCCTATTTGGTGTGGTCGGCGCTGGGGCAAACCTTCCTGTGTCTGCCGCTCATTCTCTACGTAGCTCACCTCAGCCTGGGCGACACTTGGAATACAATTTTCACGGTCGAAGGGCGCCTAGGGGCCGCCGTGCCGATGGTGATTTTGGGGCCATTGCTCTCTGTGGCGGTGGTCACGATTAGCTACTACCAAACGTTACCGCTGGCGGGGTGGATTATTTTGCCGTCGCTAGTGTGGCTGGCGATCGCCACCCTCCTTTGCATCAGCCTCTGGCGCTTGAATGGCCAGGAACCCCTATATCCAGTAGTATCCACAGCCGAGTCGTAG
- a CDS encoding pentapeptide repeat-containing protein, whose product MANENQVTLLKQGSEVWNAWRQKNPRIEISLWFDDLSGADLSGADLSNAYFSNTNLSNVDLSNANLSNANLSSANLSHANLSNANLSNTSLSSADLNNTNFSDAALSYAALNGANFSNAILSNVDLSYADLSHANLSKASLSKAYLINANLSYANLSNADLSNANLSNADLSNANLNASQILYANLTQTRLTGACIADWQIGSSTVLEDVKCDYIFRTYDQQTGQFSSRLPIAPESTFAPGEFTQRFQIIASALETIDITLTEGIDWQAFFHSFQDLRDSRSGEDISIQGMESKGNAFVVRLEVSTEADRAAIETEIKQRYAYQLAALEAQYEQKLRLQGAHLEDIRDFLSFERQERTRLSKVVETMANEQKAPKYDMRGAQFAGGFAETVHGNNVGGIINNYGQNADDVVRLITSLRQLSEAFPEEQKADVLMELDDLESDLSKPEKQEPKRIGKRLQRLMAAGTAAATLAGGAATFSGNVNEFTENVFELGERIGLTREVMQP is encoded by the coding sequence ATGGCAAATGAAAACCAAGTTACTTTGCTCAAGCAAGGAAGCGAGGTCTGGAATGCCTGGAGACAAAAAAATCCCAGAATTGAAATATCCCTTTGGTTTGACGACCTTAGCGGTGCCGATCTCAGCGGTGCTGACCTTAGCAACGCCTACTTCAGTAACACCAACCTCAGTAACGTTGACCTCAGCAACGCCAACCTTAGCAACGCTAACCTCAGCAGCGCCAACCTCAGCCATGCCAACCTTAGCAATGCCAACCTCAGCAACACTAGCCTCAGCAGTGCCGATCTCAATAACACCAATTTCAGTGATGCCGCCCTCAGCTACGCCGCTCTCAACGGGGCCAATTTCAGCAACGCCATCCTGAGCAACGTCGACCTCAGCTACGCCGACCTTAGCCATGCCAACCTTAGCAAAGCTAGCCTCAGCAAAGCTTACTTAATTAACGCCAACCTCAGCTATGCCAACCTCAGCAACGCCGACCTCAGCAACGCCAATTTAAGCAATGCCGACCTCAGCAACGCCAACCTCAATGCATCTCAGATTCTTTACGCCAATCTCACCCAAACAAGACTCACAGGAGCTTGTATAGCCGACTGGCAAATTGGTAGCTCAACCGTCCTTGAGGATGTCAAATGCGATTACATTTTTCGCACCTATGACCAGCAAACTGGGCAATTCTCTAGTCGTCTTCCCATAGCCCCAGAGAGCACGTTTGCCCCAGGCGAATTTACTCAGCGATTTCAAATTATCGCCAGTGCGCTAGAAACCATCGACATCACTCTCACCGAGGGCATTGACTGGCAAGCCTTTTTCCACTCCTTCCAAGACTTGCGAGATAGTCGCTCCGGCGAGGACATTTCAATTCAAGGTATGGAGAGCAAGGGAAATGCCTTTGTTGTTCGATTAGAGGTTAGCACTGAGGCCGACAGAGCGGCTATTGAAACAGAAATAAAGCAGCGCTATGCCTATCAACTCGCTGCCCTCGAAGCTCAGTATGAGCAAAAGCTCCGATTGCAAGGGGCCCACCTAGAAGACATCAGAGATTTTCTGAGCTTTGAGCGACAAGAACGAACTCGACTATCAAAGGTTGTAGAAACAATGGCTAATGAGCAAAAAGCTCCCAAGTATGACATGCGCGGCGCTCAGTTTGCAGGAGGATTTGCCGAAACCGTTCACGGTAATAATGTCGGCGGAATCATCAACAACTATGGTCAAAATGCTGATGATGTTGTTCGACTCATAACGTCTCTTCGTCAATTGTCTGAAGCGTTTCCAGAAGAACAAAAAGCAGATGTTCTAATGGAGCTGGATGATCTAGAAAGTGACCTCAGCAAGCCAGAGAAGCAAGAACCAAAGCGCATTGGCAAACGGCTGCAGCGGTTGATGGCGGCAGGGACAGCAGCCGCAACCTTGGCCGGGGGAGCCGCTACATTTTCCGGTAACGTCAACGAGTTCACCGAAAACGTGTTTGAACTTGGCGAGAGAATTGGCCTGACCAGAGAGGTCATGCAGCCCTAG